One window of Candidatus Phytoplasma solani genomic DNA carries:
- a CDS encoding energy-coupling factor transporter transmembrane component T family protein, translating into MNQNFTLKYQEQKNFIYQIQGATKLFFLLLISIASMMIYHIWFLLGIAFLSLFLFFSAQIKWYQVSFVVKGFFFYLLINNLIIFFFFNQHGIKVYHSKTPICYFVTQEQLFYQLNLILKYCCIIPLFLVFILTTNPSELAVSLNKWGVSYKISYALALTIRYIPEIQKDFQNISSAQQSRGMKIPQNNNFITKIIQKIKKISLVIYPLIFFNLEKIDIITNAMELRRFGKNQKRTWYYQKKLTFLDLLTLFLGINLLLLSVYLLFKYQRFYYPFAKNPL; encoded by the coding sequence ATGAATCAAAATTTTACTTTGAAATATCAAGAGCAAAAAAATTTCATTTACCAAATTCAAGGAGCTACAAAATTATTTTTTTTGCTTTTGATTTCAATTGCTTCTATGATGATTTATCATATTTGGTTTTTATTAGGAATTGCTTTTTTATCTTTATTTTTGTTTTTTAGTGCTCAAATTAAATGGTATCAAGTGTCTTTTGTAGTCAAAGGTTTTTTCTTTTATTTATTGATCAACAATCTTATTATTTTTTTCTTTTTTAACCAACATGGTATTAAGGTATATCATTCTAAAACCCCTATTTGTTATTTTGTTACCCAAGAACAACTCTTTTATCAATTAAATTTGATTTTAAAGTATTGTTGCATTATTCCTTTATTTTTAGTTTTTATTTTAACTACCAACCCAAGCGAACTAGCAGTTAGTTTAAATAAATGGGGGGTTAGTTATAAAATTAGTTATGCTTTAGCGTTGACCATTCGTTATATTCCCGAAATACAAAAAGATTTTCAAAACATCTCTTCAGCACAACAATCACGCGGTATGAAAATTCCTCAAAATAATAATTTTATTACTAAAATAATCCAAAAAATCAAAAAAATATCGCTTGTCATCTATCCTTTAATTTTTTTTAATTTAGAAAAAATTGATATTATTACTAACGCTATGGAATTAAGGCGTTTTGGTAAAAACCAAAAAAGAACTTGGTATTATCAAAAAAAATTAACCTTCTTAGATTTACTAACTTTATTCTTGGGTATTAATCTGTTATTATTAAGTGTATACTTGTTATTCAAATATCAAAGATTTTACTATCCTTTTGCAAAAAATCCCCTTTAA
- a CDS encoding ABC transporter ATP-binding protein, which produces MKKPLIIFKNFSFRYYSQKKNTLTDLNITIYEGEKILIVGKNGSGKSTFLKCINGLIPHSYHGKITGSATIKEKKIPQTSIFDLSLEVGTIMQDTDNQFVGLTVAEDIAFALENDALASLKIHQQVNQWAQKLNLTSFLHHKPQDLSEGKKQLVTMAGVLIYSPSILLFDESLSNVDPKMRSQIISLIDQLHQENKNTILMVEHYLDDILDDSFDRVIVFEDGKIIADMTGEQIIKNKILLQQGIKEPSYIQVLRFAKIDLTKINYLLNLKKITIDNFFKEFIVFMNSSLKIKPKSTPLLFLNDNQKLLELKNITYRNPNKNQNILDNLSLTLFAGEMISIIGPNGCGKSTLGKIITGLLIPQKGKIKWGDFLSETKNIKVGFVTQNPYHMLSQKTVFEEVALGLRLQKLSQKEINQQVTSILNICDLSPFASWPINAISFGQKKRLTIAAILVLQPQIIVLDEPTAGQDFYHYTKVMLFLKKLNKKGTTIIIITNDMPLILEYTQTTLILSKGKIIAQNDPISILTDDLLIQKAGLKTISMIDLINKFKIKPQNKASFIKYIIDHNKELYLK; this is translated from the coding sequence GTGAAAAAACCATTAATCATTTTTAAAAATTTTAGTTTTCGATATTATAGTCAAAAAAAAAATACTTTAACTGATCTTAATATCACTATTTATGAAGGTGAAAAAATCTTAATTGTTGGCAAAAATGGTAGTGGTAAATCAACCTTTCTCAAATGTATTAACGGATTAATTCCTCATAGTTATCATGGTAAAATAACAGGAAGTGCTACAATTAAAGAAAAAAAAATACCGCAAACTAGTATTTTTGATTTATCTTTAGAAGTAGGCACCATAATGCAAGATACAGATAATCAGTTTGTTGGCTTAACGGTGGCAGAAGATATTGCTTTTGCTTTAGAAAATGATGCTCTTGCTTCTCTAAAAATACATCAACAAGTTAACCAATGGGCACAAAAATTAAATTTAACCTCTTTTTTGCATCACAAACCTCAAGATTTATCAGAAGGAAAGAAACAATTAGTCACTATGGCTGGCGTTTTGATTTATAGCCCTTCTATTTTATTGTTTGATGAATCTTTATCTAATGTTGATCCAAAAATGCGTAGTCAAATTATTTCTTTAATTGATCAGTTGCATCAAGAAAATAAAAATACTATTTTAATGGTTGAACATTATTTAGATGATATACTTGATGATTCTTTTGATCGTGTAATAGTTTTTGAAGATGGCAAAATAATTGCTGATATGACAGGTGAACAAATCATTAAGAATAAAATTTTACTTCAACAAGGAATTAAAGAACCATCTTATATTCAAGTTTTAAGATTTGCCAAGATTGATTTAACTAAAATTAATTATTTATTAAATCTTAAAAAAATTACTATTGATAATTTTTTTAAAGAATTTATTGTTTTTATGAATTCATCATTAAAAATAAAACCAAAATCAACTCCCTTACTATTTTTAAATGATAATCAAAAGTTATTAGAACTTAAAAATATTACTTATCGTAATCCTAACAAAAACCAAAATATTTTAGATAACCTTTCTTTAACTTTGTTTGCAGGCGAAATGATTAGTATCATCGGACCTAATGGTTGTGGCAAAAGTACTTTAGGAAAAATTATTACTGGTTTGTTAATTCCTCAAAAAGGGAAAATTAAATGGGGAGATTTTTTATCGGAGACAAAAAATATTAAAGTTGGATTTGTCACACAAAATCCCTATCATATGCTGTCTCAAAAAACTGTTTTTGAAGAAGTGGCTTTAGGGCTACGTTTACAAAAACTTTCTCAAAAAGAAATTAATCAGCAGGTTACATCCATTTTAAATATTTGTGATTTATCTCCTTTTGCTTCTTGGCCGATTAATGCTATTAGTTTTGGGCAAAAAAAAAGATTGACCATTGCTGCTATTTTAGTTTTACAACCGCAAATCATTGTTTTAGATGAACCAACAGCAGGACAAGACTTTTATCATTATACTAAAGTTATGTTGTTTTTAAAAAAATTAAATAAAAAAGGTACTACTATCATTATTATTACTAACGATATGCCTTTAATTTTGGAATACACTCAAACAACATTAATTTTGTCAAAAGGAAAAATTATTGCTCAAAATGATCCGATCTCTATTTTAACTGATGATCTTTTAATACAAAAAGCAGGATTAAAAACTATTAGTATGATTGATTTAATCAATAAATTCAAAATTAAACCCCAAAATAAAGCTAGTTTCATCAAATATATTATAGATCACAACAAGGAGCTCTATTTAAAATGA
- a CDS encoding ECF-type riboflavin transporter substrate-binding protein, translating to MTNLTSVKQTVTIAVSAAIYVILSCFASIPIGHNVVLETSSPFLVFVAVLFGPIVGFYVGLLGHTIKDFLIFGNVCFNWVICSGILGFLYGLPQKTIDLKHQPFNLKKIISFWLYQVFANCLVFGLIAPISDLWIYAQPCALVFFQGFLVVISNIVSYSLFGISLMLKYSNNYVKKEVLS from the coding sequence ATGACAAACCTTACTTCTGTTAAACAAACTGTGACTATTGCTGTTAGTGCTGCCATTTATGTGATTTTAAGTTGTTTTGCTTCCATCCCTATTGGACATAATGTCGTTTTAGAAACTTCTTCGCCTTTTTTAGTTTTTGTAGCAGTTTTATTTGGACCTATAGTTGGTTTTTATGTAGGTCTTTTAGGTCACACTATTAAAGATTTTCTTATTTTTGGTAATGTTTGCTTTAATTGGGTTATTTGTTCTGGTATTCTTGGTTTTCTTTATGGTTTACCTCAAAAAACAATTGATTTAAAACACCAACCTTTTAATCTTAAAAAAATTATTTCTTTTTGGTTATACCAAGTATTTGCTAATTGTTTAGTTTTTGGTTTAATTGCCCCTATATCTGATTTATGGATTTATGCACAACCCTGTGCATTAGTCTTTTTTCAAGGTTTTTTAGTGGTTATCTCTAACATTGTTTCTTATAGTTTGTTTGGAATTTCATTAATGTTGAAATATTCTAATAATTATGTTAAAAAGGAAGTTTTAAGTTAA
- a CDS encoding valine--tRNA ligase — protein sequence MQKKYDFKEVELQRYQKWLANKYFESNNTGNKKSFTIVIPPPNVTGKLHLGHAWNNVIQDIIIRFKKLQGFDVLFLPGMDHAGIATQNKVKEHLKKAGLLTKNLDKTTFLKYAWRWKEKYATNIRKQWQTLGLHLDYNFEKFTLDPDLNKTVQDVFIKLYHQGLIYRDYKIINWDPETKTALSNVEVNYQEIEGKLYYLKYFLVSTHDLSLQGQKNPFLEIATTRPETMFADQALMVHPDDLRYQVYIGQKVFIPETNIQIPVIGDTYVDPQFGTGVVKVTPGHDVNDFGVAQRHQLKTFLCMNEDGTMNDLAGDYQGLNRFICRTNLVKDLEKKQIITKIKNHFHQIGYSSVSGAIIEPRLSLQWFLKTKAIAKEALKSNKINFYPSRFLNIFNNWLNNIEDWCISRQLWWGHPIPAWHKDKEIKVQIESPGKCWNMDCDVLDTWFSSALWPFSTLDWPNENSFFHKRFPVDVLVTGYDILTFWVSKMVFQSILLTKKDPFKDVLLHGLVRDSQGQKMSKSKGNGVDPLDITHKYGTDSLRFFLTTSVSPGFDLLYDETKIKASWNFINKLWNITRFIKLNTDTLEDCFDIKKLTLPQIALLTQLSLTTKKITQLYQKYELKEIGQILYHFVWEDFANWHLEFVKHDLNNCKNNQNTQFFLVYIMKYILQLLHPFIPFVTDALYCYFDDKKNITQTLLSEVTYQNIQDEQDFKDLKQLITQMRHFRNKYKLDNQTLLDIELEVVSDQKQNWLNLANTLKKFFKANHFKITNKVIEPHKTLLFLGKKINLYIDQKVFERLNENKLEINFLKQKKMILSEIKRSENILNNPSFLTKASSQKIAIEKKKYQTYCKQYQKLLEKNNS from the coding sequence ATGCAAAAGAAATATGATTTTAAAGAAGTTGAATTGCAAAGATATCAAAAATGGTTAGCTAACAAATATTTTGAATCTAACAATACTGGCAATAAAAAAAGTTTTACTATTGTTATTCCACCTCCAAACGTTACAGGAAAACTTCACTTAGGACATGCTTGGAATAATGTTATTCAAGATATTATTATACGTTTCAAAAAACTTCAAGGTTTTGATGTTCTTTTCCTTCCTGGAATGGATCATGCAGGAATTGCCACACAAAACAAAGTCAAAGAGCATTTAAAAAAAGCAGGTCTTTTAACTAAAAATTTAGATAAAACTACTTTTTTAAAATACGCTTGGAGATGGAAAGAAAAATATGCCACAAACATTAGAAAGCAATGGCAAACTTTAGGACTACATCTAGATTATAATTTTGAAAAATTTACCCTTGATCCTGATTTAAACAAGACAGTTCAAGATGTTTTTATTAAATTATATCATCAAGGTCTTATTTATCGTGATTATAAAATTATTAATTGGGATCCCGAAACTAAGACAGCTTTGTCAAATGTAGAAGTTAATTATCAAGAAATAGAAGGTAAATTATATTATCTTAAATATTTTTTAGTTTCAACTCATGATTTATCTTTGCAAGGGCAAAAAAATCCTTTTTTAGAAATTGCTACTACCAGACCAGAAACGATGTTTGCTGATCAAGCTTTAATGGTTCATCCAGATGATTTACGTTATCAAGTTTATATTGGTCAAAAAGTTTTTATCCCTGAAACTAACATCCAAATTCCTGTTATCGGTGATACTTATGTTGATCCTCAATTTGGCACAGGAGTTGTCAAAGTTACTCCGGGGCACGATGTAAATGATTTTGGGGTAGCTCAAAGACATCAATTAAAAACTTTTCTTTGTATGAATGAAGATGGAACTATGAACGATTTAGCTGGAGATTATCAAGGATTAAATCGTTTTATTTGTCGCACCAATTTAGTTAAAGATTTAGAAAAAAAACAAATAATTACTAAAATTAAAAATCATTTCCATCAAATTGGTTATTCCAGTGTATCAGGGGCCATTATTGAACCAAGACTTTCTTTGCAATGGTTTTTAAAAACTAAAGCTATCGCCAAAGAAGCTTTAAAAAGCAATAAAATTAATTTTTATCCTTCGCGTTTTTTAAATATTTTTAATAATTGGTTAAACAATATTGAAGATTGGTGTATTTCACGTCAGTTATGGTGGGGTCACCCTATTCCTGCTTGGCACAAAGACAAAGAAATCAAAGTTCAAATAGAAAGTCCTGGAAAATGCTGGAATATGGATTGTGATGTTTTAGATACATGGTTTTCTTCGGCTTTATGGCCTTTTAGTACTTTAGATTGGCCGAATGAAAACAGTTTTTTTCATAAACGTTTTCCAGTTGATGTTTTAGTAACAGGATATGATATTTTAACCTTTTGGGTTTCTAAAATGGTTTTTCAAAGTATTTTGTTAACCAAAAAAGATCCTTTTAAAGATGTTTTGTTGCATGGCTTAGTCAGGGACAGTCAAGGACAAAAAATGTCTAAATCGAAAGGTAATGGTGTTGATCCTTTAGATATAACTCATAAATATGGCACCGATTCTTTACGTTTTTTTTTAACCACAAGTGTTTCTCCTGGATTTGATTTATTGTATGACGAAACCAAAATAAAAGCTTCTTGGAATTTCATTAATAAATTATGGAATATTACTCGTTTTATTAAACTAAACACCGATACATTAGAGGATTGTTTTGATATTAAGAAGTTGACTTTGCCTCAAATTGCCCTTTTAACTCAATTATCTTTAACTACTAAAAAAATTACCCAATTATATCAAAAATACGAATTAAAAGAAATCGGCCAAATCTTATATCATTTTGTCTGGGAAGATTTTGCTAATTGGCATTTAGAATTTGTGAAACATGATTTAAATAATTGTAAAAATAATCAAAATACACAATTTTTTTTAGTTTATATTATGAAATATATTTTACAATTACTCCATCCTTTTATCCCTTTTGTCACTGACGCTCTTTATTGTTATTTTGATGATAAAAAAAATATAACTCAAACTTTATTATCAGAAGTGACATATCAAAATATTCAAGATGAACAAGATTTTAAAGATTTAAAGCAATTAATTACACAAATGCGTCATTTTAGAAATAAATACAAACTAGACAATCAAACTTTATTAGATATCGAATTAGAAGTAGTTTCTGACCAAAAGCAAAATTGGCTTAATTTAGCAAATACGTTAAAAAAATTTTTTAAAGCTAATCATTTTAAAATAACTAACAAAGTAATAGAACCTCACAAAACTCTTTTATTTTTAGGAAAAAAGATAAATCTTTATATTGATCAAAAAGTTTTCGAACGTTTAAACGAAAATAAATTAGAAATTAATTTTTTAAAACAAAAAAAAATGATTTTATCAGAAATTAAAAGAAGTGAAAATATCTTAAATAATCCATCATTTTTAACTAAAGCTTCGTCACAAAAAATTGCCATTGAAAAAAAGAAATATCAAACTTATTGTAAACAATACCAAAAATTATTAGAAAAAAACAACTCTTAA
- the yihA gene encoding ribosome biogenesis GTP-binding protein YihA/YsxC, translating to MIKKATFIRSITDIQDCPLEKYPEIILMGRSNVGKSTFINALTQRKKLAKTSKIPGKTITLNYYNINNEFYLIDTPGYGYAKRSKIIQKQLLPMIISFLEKSNQLKAICHLIDFKVGPTKEDDRIHQALLKAKFELILILVKKDQVKKTFQSNQLKKLMHHFSCIKHFFLVSSTKQEGLESLKEFLVSLIKNV from the coding sequence ATGATTAAAAAAGCCACTTTTATTCGCAGCATTACTGATATTCAAGATTGTCCTTTGGAAAAATATCCTGAAATTATTTTAATGGGTAGAAGTAACGTCGGAAAAAGCACTTTTATTAACGCTTTAACTCAAAGAAAAAAACTGGCTAAAACCTCTAAAATTCCAGGAAAAACAATAACTTTGAACTATTATAACATTAATAATGAATTTTATTTAATCGATACTCCAGGCTATGGTTATGCCAAAAGGAGTAAAATTATTCAAAAACAATTATTGCCAATGATTATATCTTTTTTGGAAAAAAGCAATCAATTAAAAGCAATATGTCATTTAATTGATTTTAAAGTAGGCCCTACCAAAGAAGATGATAGGATTCATCAAGCTCTTCTTAAAGCTAAATTTGAATTGATTTTGATATTGGTCAAAAAAGACCAAGTTAAAAAAACATTTCAATCAAACCAATTAAAAAAACTAATGCATCATTTTTCTTGTATTAAACATTTTTTTTTAGTTTCTTCAACCAAGCAAGAAGGGTTAGAATCTTTAAAAGAATTTCTTGTTTCTTTAATCAAAAATGTTTAA
- the holA gene encoding DNA polymerase III subunit delta, with the protein MFEHQIYLISGKQRFFLEKKIKKLINYFQNKSFDVVYYQMKKDLYIDLEKELKIVSLFRKIIIVDQSEILLQRKKEELTFLNYYLKNPSQEIFLYFFAEKQPYNTETYQIFKQYCFCETIAFLEKKDFFTYILTSFEKEGFQIEKKAIWNLLKDTNYNLFFLSQEIKKLKLCQFENKNITYQLVEKLSIFKKKDNIFTLIDFFLNNNKIAAYKLYQKLKAQKNNNFQILYQLINKIKDLLLVKDMIKENYNQEKISQILKCSSSKTFFLNKEVQTIKSTPQSLKKHFLTLIELEYQAKIGAINLNIGLELFFLGKNNIFNTEIVL; encoded by the coding sequence ATGTTCGAACATCAAATATACTTGATTTCAGGAAAACAAAGGTTTTTTCTCGAAAAAAAAATAAAAAAATTAATTAATTATTTTCAAAATAAATCTTTTGACGTTGTTTATTATCAAATGAAAAAAGATCTTTACATTGATTTAGAAAAAGAATTAAAAATAGTTTCTTTGTTTCGCAAAATCATTATTGTTGATCAAAGTGAAATTTTATTACAAAGAAAAAAAGAAGAATTAACTTTTTTAAATTATTACTTGAAAAACCCTTCTCAAGAAATTTTTTTATATTTTTTTGCAGAAAAACAACCTTATAATACTGAAACTTATCAAATATTTAAGCAATATTGTTTTTGTGAAACAATTGCATTTTTAGAAAAAAAAGATTTTTTTACTTATATTTTAACATCTTTTGAAAAAGAAGGTTTTCAAATCGAAAAAAAAGCTATTTGGAATTTATTAAAAGACACCAATTATAATCTTTTTTTTTTAAGTCAAGAAATTAAAAAATTAAAATTATGTCAATTTGAAAATAAAAATATAACTTATCAATTAGTTGAAAAATTAAGTATTTTTAAGAAAAAAGACAATATTTTTACACTAATTGATTTTTTTTTAAATAACAATAAAATTGCTGCTTATAAATTATATCAAAAATTAAAAGCACAAAAAAACAATAATTTTCAAATACTATATCAATTAATTAACAAAATCAAAGATTTATTATTAGTTAAAGATATGATAAAGGAAAACTACAATCAAGAAAAAATATCCCAAATTTTAAAATGTTCTTCTTCAAAAACATTTTTTTTAAACAAAGAAGTCCAAACTATAAAATCAACTCCTCAATCTTTAAAAAAACATTTTTTAACTTTAATAGAATTAGAATATCAAGCCAAAATAGGAGCTATCAATCTAAATATCGGTTTAGAATTATTTTTCTTAGGAAAAAATAATATTTTTAATACTGAAATAGTATTATAA
- a CDS encoding L-threonylcarbamoyladenylate synthase produces the protein MNNKNKKNLSFNNIIIFPTDTVYGMGVKLYDRKGLQTIYQLKKRSLEKEIIVLCASLQEAQILVQLNEISYQLAASFWPGPLTLILKTQTAYFEATGKKTIGIRVPKHPLALSLLKKHGPLKTTSVNESGGPPLNDYNIIYKMYCQKVLFIYPNNFPISKVSSTIVDATTNKLIILRQGNIKKETIQKVIKE, from the coding sequence ATGAATAACAAAAATAAAAAAAATTTGTCATTTAACAACATTATTATTTTTCCAACAGATACAGTTTATGGCATGGGAGTTAAATTGTATGATCGAAAAGGACTACAAACAATTTATCAACTTAAAAAAAGATCTTTAGAAAAAGAGATTATTGTTTTATGCGCTTCTTTGCAAGAAGCTCAAATTTTAGTCCAATTAAACGAAATCAGTTATCAATTAGCTGCATCATTTTGGCCAGGCCCTTTAACTTTAATTTTAAAAACTCAAACTGCTTATTTTGAAGCAACAGGAAAAAAAACAATAGGTATAAGAGTCCCCAAACATCCTTTAGCTTTATCTCTTTTGAAAAAACATGGACCTTTAAAAACTACTTCTGTTAATGAAAGTGGGGGTCCCCCTTTAAATGATTACAATATCATTTATAAAATGTATTGTCAAAAAGTACTCTTTATTTATCCCAACAACTTTCCTATTTCGAAAGTATCTTCTACTATTGTTGATGCAACCACTAATAAATTGATTATTTTAAGACAAGGAAACATTAAAAAAGAAACCATTCAAAAAGTTATAAAAGAATAA
- the prfA gene encoding peptide chain release factor 1 encodes MLARLKKIHQKYQTWQQLLLQNQSISDKIEILKNLSKVEPIVKLFQKYLVLEEQLIQIEAVLNQVQIQDKEIFELSQKEKESLFNQKKNLWKQLRILLLPQDPEDKKNVILEIKGAVGGNEANLFAADLLRTYIKYAESKKWKVEILNLNPSIKGGLSSVELLISGKNIYSFLKYESGVHRVQRVPATEVQGRIHTSTAIVLVLPEAKEIEIKIDWNDIRIDTFNASGPGGQSVNTTKSAVRLSHIPSGINVACQEGKSQHENKEKAFTLLKARIYNQMLAVKQEAENKHRKSLIGTGDRSEKIRTYNYPQNRVTDHRIGLTLQKLDFVMEGKLDFIIEPLIDAAQKEKLTQNE; translated from the coding sequence ATGCTTGCAAGATTAAAAAAAATTCACCAAAAATATCAAACTTGGCAACAACTTTTACTCCAAAATCAAAGTATATCTGATAAAATTGAAATTTTAAAAAATTTAAGTAAAGTAGAGCCAATAGTAAAACTTTTTCAAAAATATTTAGTTTTAGAAGAACAATTAATTCAAATAGAAGCAGTTCTTAATCAAGTTCAAATACAAGACAAAGAAATTTTTGAGTTGTCTCAAAAAGAAAAAGAATCTCTTTTTAACCAAAAAAAAAATCTTTGGAAACAATTACGTATTTTATTATTACCTCAAGATCCCGAAGATAAAAAAAATGTTATTTTAGAAATCAAAGGGGCTGTCGGAGGGAATGAAGCTAATCTTTTTGCAGCCGATTTACTAAGAACTTATATTAAATATGCTGAAAGTAAAAAATGGAAAGTAGAAATTCTAAATTTAAATCCTAGCATTAAAGGTGGTTTATCTTCTGTGGAATTATTAATTTCAGGAAAAAATATCTATTCTTTTTTAAAATATGAATCAGGAGTTCATCGAGTCCAACGAGTACCTGCAACCGAAGTTCAAGGGCGCATTCACACTTCAACTGCAATTGTTTTAGTTCTGCCTGAAGCTAAAGAAATAGAAATCAAAATTGATTGGAATGATATTCGGATAGATACTTTTAATGCAAGTGGACCTGGAGGACAATCTGTTAACACTACCAAATCAGCTGTTAGACTTTCACATATACCTTCAGGAATTAATGTTGCTTGTCAAGAAGGTAAAAGTCAACATGAAAACAAAGAAAAAGCTTTTACTTTACTTAAAGCAAGAATTTATAATCAAATGTTGGCTGTTAAACAAGAAGCAGAAAATAAACATCGTAAAAGTTTGATTGGAACAGGGGATCGTAGTGAAAAAATTAGAACTTATAATTATCCCCAAAATCGAGTTACAGATCATCGCATTGGACTTACTTTGCAAAAGTTAGACTTTGTTATGGAAGGTAAATTAGATTTTATTATTGAACCTTTAATTGATGCGGCACAAAAAGAAAAATTAACTCAAAATGAATAA
- the dnaB gene encoding replicative DNA helicase, with protein MSQYHKNKPFSPEAERALIGVLLLNPEKISFAIDMINENAFYDTKHQYIFKAMKKLHQEEHKIDYVSVSSILENEQLLSQIGNIDYLIELVEMTPSSQYLETYIDLIKENALKREIIEAASFLAQKGYEDIDVQSYLDEAEEKIFNLTQRKKTSDLLELKNLLKEIKNKNIQVQRKKDLVGLSTGFENLNNITLGFKPEEFIIIAARPSMGKSTFMLNLALNVANPSYNNHNPHIAIFSLEMSNEQLAMRMLSSVAKVEHKKIQLSRVDKEDKLILEMAIDKMNSLNVYFDDSATVNILDIKAKCRKLKTQQKLDVVMIDYLQLIHKTKKHNRQEEVAEISQSLKQMARELKIPVIALSQLSRDVEKREDKRPILADLRDSGSIEQDADIVMFLYREDYYQKDKKINTGKTQVIIAKNRQGAIGIREFNINFDFMFFSEIEPYIIEN; from the coding sequence ATGAGCCAATATCATAAAAATAAACCTTTTAGTCCTGAAGCAGAACGTGCTTTAATTGGGGTTTTATTGTTAAATCCAGAAAAAATTTCTTTTGCTATTGATATGATTAACGAAAATGCCTTTTATGACACCAAACATCAATATATTTTTAAAGCGATGAAAAAATTACATCAAGAAGAACATAAAATTGATTATGTTTCTGTTAGTTCCATCTTAGAAAATGAACAATTATTAAGTCAAATTGGCAATATTGACTATTTAATTGAATTAGTTGAAATGACTCCCTCGAGTCAATATTTAGAAACATACATTGATTTAATCAAAGAAAATGCCCTCAAAAGAGAAATTATTGAAGCTGCTTCTTTTTTGGCACAAAAAGGATATGAGGATATCGATGTTCAAAGTTATTTAGATGAAGCTGAAGAAAAAATATTTAATTTAACTCAAAGAAAAAAAACTAGTGATTTATTAGAATTAAAAAATTTGTTAAAAGAGATTAAAAATAAAAATATTCAAGTACAACGTAAAAAAGATTTAGTAGGACTTTCAACTGGTTTTGAAAACCTTAACAACATTACTTTAGGTTTTAAACCAGAAGAATTTATTATTATAGCAGCAAGACCTTCTATGGGTAAAAGTACTTTTATGCTTAATTTAGCTTTAAATGTTGCTAACCCTAGTTATAATAATCATAATCCACATATTGCCATTTTTAGTTTAGAAATGTCAAATGAACAATTAGCGATGCGGATGTTAAGTTCTGTTGCCAAAGTAGAACACAAAAAAATTCAATTAAGTCGCGTTGACAAAGAAGATAAATTAATTTTAGAGATGGCTATTGATAAAATGAATTCATTAAATGTTTACTTTGATGATTCAGCTACGGTTAATATTTTAGATATCAAAGCCAAATGTCGCAAATTAAAAACTCAACAAAAACTAGATGTTGTTATGATAGACTATTTACAATTAATTCATAAAACCAAAAAACATAACCGTCAAGAAGAAGTGGCAGAAATTTCTCAAAGTTTAAAACAAATGGCGCGTGAATTAAAAATACCTGTGATTGCTTTATCCCAATTATCAAGAGATGTTGAAAAAAGAGAAGACAAAAGACCTATTTTAGCAGATTTAAGAGATTCAGGTTCAATCGAACAAGATGCTGATATTGTGATGTTTTTATATCGAGAAGATTATTATCAAAAAGATAAAAAAATAAACACCGGTAAAACTCAAGTAATTATCGCTAAAAATCGTCAAGGTGCGATTGGAATTCGTGAGTTTAACATTAATTTTGATTTTATGTTTTTTTCCGAAATCGAACCCTATATCATCGAAAATTAA